In Novosphingobium kaempferiae, the DNA window CGGATGCCGCCGTCGATGCGCAGGCCCGGCACGATCTCCCAGGTGTCGTTGGCATAGAGCGCGAACATCTTCGCGTCGCTGTCACCCTGGTTGAGCGTCGCGGCGTAGTTGAGCACGCCGTTGTCCGTCACCTTGCCGATCACGTTGCCCGCCGCGTTGTAGGCGACGAGGTCCAGCGTGCGGGGCTCGCCCGCCACTTCGATCAGGTAGTTCTGGTAGAGCGTGCGGCTGTCCTCGCCATAGAGGCTGCCGTAGACGCCCAGCTTGATGTCGTGGGTGCCGATGCCGGTGTCGAACTTGCGAGCGACCGAGAGGTTGGCCTGGCCCGAGTAAAATTTCGAGTGGATGTCGCGGTACTGGCCCTGCATGACGAGGCCCGATGCCGAATAGGGATCGTAGACCGTGTTGGTGCCCGCGAGCACGTAGCCCATGCGGCTGACCGCGCCGAACGCGGTGGTCGCGCGGGCGAGGTAGCTGTTGGCGAAGGTGGTGCCGTCCGCCGGGTTGGTGGTGGAATAGAACGCCGAGAAGTCGTTCTTGCCCTGCGTGTAGCCCGCTGCCGCCGTCACCAGCCAGCCGTCGAAGTCGCCTTCGTAGTGGACCCCGAAGTTCAGCATCCGCATGTGGCGGCCGTCCGACAGGTCACCGTTGCGGCTCTGGATCTGGCCGTTGCCGTCACGGTACTTGAGGTTGACGTGGCGGAACGCCGGGGAGTTCATCGTGCCGTTGAAGTAGTCGATGTACTGGTCCAGCGACTTGCTGGGATCGCGCGGATCATTGGTCGGGATCGGCAGGTAGAACACGTTGTGGTCGTTGACGTAGTTCAGGTTCAGCTTGATGAACCCGTTGTCCGTGACGTGCTTGATGTTGGCGCGGATCTGGCCGCCCTTGTCGTTGGGGAAGCCGTTGTCGCGGTAGCCGTCATGGTGGCGGATGAAGCCGCCCACTGCGTAGTAGGTGTCCTTGGCCAGCTTGCCTGCCTGGTAGGCGTCGAGGCGGTAGAGGCCGGTGTCGCCCAGCGTCACCTGCGCCTTGCCGCGCGCTTCCTCCTCGCCGGTCACGGTGATCGCGTTGATGATCGCGCCCGAGTAGCTGGCGTAGACCGGGGCCGGACCGCCGCGCACGACTTCGACGTGGTCGGTCATCAGATCCTGCTTGAGGATCGCGTCGCCGCGGAAGAACACGCCGTCGTTCTCGTGGAACAGCGGCAGGCCGTCCTGCTGGAAGCTGACGAAGCCGCCGTCGTTGGGCAGGCCGCGGATGCGGTAGATGTTCTGCACTTCGCCGCCGGTGATCTCGGTCTGGAAGCCGGGAAGCTGGCCGATGAGGTCCGCGAAGTTGACCGGCGCGATCTTCTCGAAGTCTTCCTGCGAGATCGTGTTGACCGCGTAGGACACGTCGAAGCGGCGCTCGGCGCGGGTCGAGCCGGTGACGATGATGTCGTCGCCGGTGGCATCGCCGGACGCGGCGGCATCGGGCGCGGCGGCGTCGGCCGCAGCCTCGGCGGCATAGGCGGGGGTGAAGGCGGTAGCGAGCGCGACGAAGGCGGCGCCGGTGGCGAGAACGGTCTTGAGCATAAGGCCCCTCATGAATTTCGGGTCGCCGGGAGAAGGCGACGCGCGGGCCTCTGGACGCGCAATGTGACGTTTTTAATTATTGTTGTGAAAATAAATAAATTGGCTAGTCGATGGCGCATGGGCACCCCGACATTCGACAAGGACCAGCGGCGGATCATCCACGCGCTGCGCAAGGCAGGCGCGCTGTCGCGCTCGGCGCTGGCGGAGCGGCTGGAGATGAGCAACGCCGCGCTCACCCGCATCTCGCGCGAACTGCTGAGCCTCGGCGTGGTCGAGGAAGTCAGCGAGGGCGAGGCGCAGGGGCGTGGTCGCCCCGCCGTGCCGCTGCGGCTGGCGCCGACCGGCGGCTATGCGGTGGGGGCGACGGCGCACAAGGGGCTGCTCGACATCGCCCTCGTCGATTTCGCGGGCACCACCATCGCCACCCACCGCGAGACGATTGCGCCGATCGATCCGAAGCAGTTCGCACGCCGCGTGCGCACGCTGACGCACGAACTGGTGGACCGGCACGACCTCCTCGGCCGCAGGATGCTCGGCATCGGCGTTGCCGTGCCCGGGCCGGCACTCTCGCCCGAGGGGGAGCGCTGGAGCGTGGTGGACGACATGCCCGGCTGGCGCGGCACGCCCTTGCGCGAGATCCTGAGCGCCGAACTCGGCTGGCCGCTGTGGATCGAGAACGACGCCAACGTCGCCGCCATCGCCGAATTCTACATGGGCGGCCTGCTGCGCGAATTCTCGACGGTGGTGGTGCTGCTGCTCGGCTACGGCATCGGCGCGGGCGTGATCGTCGACGGGCGGCTGGTACGCGGCCAGTTCGGCGTGGCGGGCGAGATCGGCTGCCTGTTCCCCGGCAACCGCCCGCGCCCCAGCCCGCTCGACCTCATATCCACTCTCCGGGCGAGCGGCTGCGACATATCCTCGGTCCACGAGATCGACCCCGCCTCCGACGCGCAGCGCCCGGTGCTGGCGCAATGGATGGACCGCGCGGCGGCGCAGCTTGAAGTGGTCGCCAACACCGCCTTCGCTTGGCTCGACCCCGGCGCCATCGTGCTGGCGGGTGCGGTGCCGCATGAGGTGCTCGAAGGGCTGGCCGACCGCCTGCGCAGCGCCAACTTGGTCACCGTGATGGACGAGCGCAGCCCACCGGTGCGTGTGTCCGGCCTGAGGGGCTCTCTGGTCACTCTAGGTGCCGCTCTGTTACCCATCCACGCCATCTCCGGAGAGGCCTGAGCACGGCCAGCAACGTTTTGTAAGGATTGGAAAGTGGCGGAATTGCGCGGGTGTTGCTATTGCAAATCCATTGCATATGGTCCCGTCGCTTTCCCCCAATCTCCTGCTCGTCCTGGCGATGCTCCTGAAAACCAAGAGCGTCAGCAGCACCGCGCTCATGCTCGGCATCAGCCAGCCCAGCGTCAGCCGCTCGCTCGCCAAGCTGCGCGATGCGCTGAACGACCCGTTGCTGGTCCGCTCCGGCGGCGGGATGATCCGCACCCGGCGGGGTGACGAACTGGTCGGGCGACTGGCGGACTGGGTGGCTGATACCTCCACGCTGCTGGTGGAAAAGACCTTCGATCCCCGGCAGGTGGAGCGCCGTTTCCGGGTGGCATCCACGGATTTCGGCGTGATGGCCGTGGTCCTTCCGGCCCTGCCGATGCTGCGGGAAATCGCGCCCGGCATCGCCATCGACATACTGCCGCTCAACCACGCGACGCACCGCTCGTTGGCGCAGGGCGACATCGACCTCGCCATTTCCGGGCTGGAGCACGACCCCTCGCAACTCCATCGCCTCCACCTCTTCCGCGACCGCTTCGTCTGCGTCACCCGCCCCGGTCATCCGCTGGCGGGCGAGGGAGAAGTGCCGATCGACGAGTTTCTGGAGCACGATCACCTCGGCATAACCGTCAGCGATGCGGAACTGGACCGGGTGACGACGTTCCTCGGCGCAGGGAACCGCAAGGTGGCGGCGAGCGTGCCCTACTTCGGCCTTGCGCCTGACCTGCTGCTGGCGGGCGATCTGGTCATGGCGGTGCCCTCGCGGCTGATGAGCGCCTGCCATCATGAACTCGCCACGCGCCCGGCACCGGAGGCCATCGGCGAACTCGATTACTGGCTGCTCTGGCACGAACGCAGCCACCGCGATCCCGCCGC includes these proteins:
- a CDS encoding LysR family transcriptional regulator, yielding MVPSLSPNLLLVLAMLLKTKSVSSTALMLGISQPSVSRSLAKLRDALNDPLLVRSGGGMIRTRRGDELVGRLADWVADTSTLLVEKTFDPRQVERRFRVASTDFGVMAVVLPALPMLREIAPGIAIDILPLNHATHRSLAQGDIDLAISGLEHDPSQLHRLHLFRDRFVCVTRPGHPLAGEGEVPIDEFLEHDHLGITVSDAELDRVTTFLGAGNRKVAASVPYFGLAPDLLLAGDLVMAVPSRLMSACHHELATRPAPEAIGELDYWLLWHERSHRDPAAVWLRDRLLECCREEAPIPAE
- a CDS encoding ROK family transcriptional regulator; translated protein: MGTPTFDKDQRRIIHALRKAGALSRSALAERLEMSNAALTRISRELLSLGVVEEVSEGEAQGRGRPAVPLRLAPTGGYAVGATAHKGLLDIALVDFAGTTIATHRETIAPIDPKQFARRVRTLTHELVDRHDLLGRRMLGIGVAVPGPALSPEGERWSVVDDMPGWRGTPLREILSAELGWPLWIENDANVAAIAEFYMGGLLREFSTVVVLLLGYGIGAGVIVDGRLVRGQFGVAGEIGCLFPGNRPRPSPLDLISTLRASGCDISSVHEIDPASDAQRPVLAQWMDRAAAQLEVVANTAFAWLDPGAIVLAGAVPHEVLEGLADRLRSANLVTVMDERSPPVRVSGLRGSLVTLGAALLPIHAISGEA
- a CDS encoding TonB-dependent receptor, whose product is MLKTVLATGAAFVALATAFTPAYAAEAAADAAAPDAAASGDATGDDIIVTGSTRAERRFDVSYAVNTISQEDFEKIAPVNFADLIGQLPGFQTEITGGEVQNIYRIRGLPNDGGFVSFQQDGLPLFHENDGVFFRGDAILKQDLMTDHVEVVRGGPAPVYASYSGAIINAITVTGEEEARGKAQVTLGDTGLYRLDAYQAGKLAKDTYYAVGGFIRHHDGYRDNGFPNDKGGQIRANIKHVTDNGFIKLNLNYVNDHNVFYLPIPTNDPRDPSKSLDQYIDYFNGTMNSPAFRHVNLKYRDGNGQIQSRNGDLSDGRHMRMLNFGVHYEGDFDGWLVTAAAGYTQGKNDFSAFYSTTNPADGTTFANSYLARATTAFGAVSRMGYVLAGTNTVYDPYSASGLVMQGQYRDIHSKFYSGQANLSVARKFDTGIGTHDIKLGVYGSLYGEDSRTLYQNYLIEVAGEPRTLDLVAYNAAGNVIGKVTDNGVLNYAATLNQGDSDAKMFALYANDTWEIVPGLRIDGGIRHERYNYKGWAALTTQANLGDATTLADDATRAFTGVILNQKLKPNVTNWTVGANYDFSDHIGVYGRASHLETPPNVQTVMSINPTIITTVADQFEAGLKLASGRSYLYVTGFYTNFDPLNASFLAYDPTTGRNDVNVPFIGEAQVKGVEFDGAWNVVPWFTLNGALTISDPKYKNFQSATGADPEQAEGNQIVRQPKVYGNIRPSFDFTTGDTDVSIYGRYTYMGKRYVDLYNNTALPAYGTVGAGVTVKHGTWQLQVVGDNLFNAHGLTEGNTRTDSLAGQGSAEAIYGRPIFGRNFRLVIGKSW